TATAGGTCTGCCTCACATTGCTCTAAGAGTCTacatcatatatgtgtgtgtgtgtgtgcgtgtgtgtgtgtgtatctgggGTCTAGATTAAATAGATTCCAGCCTATGTTGAAAATGAGGAACAAATTAGGCAAAATTAATAAAGGCAAAAACtagtacagtatgtgaatgtTATGCATTCGGCAACTAAAGGGCAcgtgtgcaaactttttttgtgcgtgtgtgcttGTATATACCAGTAATTAAATATTCcagtagtttttaaaaaatgatatattaatgaaCGTGCAAATGAGCAACTGCTTTGTGATATTTATGTcactaaaatgcatttattaatgatatacattttgtttttctaacCGTATTGTGGGCTTTCTCTAGATGGAGTTGATGTGATTTTTCACATTATGTAAAAAAGATGTAAAGAGTGGAAATCATTcaggatttttttgtgtgtgggtatATGGACATTTtcgtattcatttatatatttcatatttctggAATTCTTATactgtcacatttattttaaaaaatatatgcaagTATTTATGAAGGCGGTTCATTTTGGAAGGGCATGATTAAGTATATTTTACCTATTTTGCAAAATGagttaaagttattattatgtttaattacattttaaaatgattgtaaTTGTAATGATAAAGACTGTAAAgttttttataaaacatgttCGTAAGTTCCCTTACTCTATACagggaaaaaaactgtaattgatcTAATGGGATATTTCATGTAAACACtgtcaaatattaaatttttggattcataaaagaaaaaaaatatcttataatttaatgaaaaaacatAAATTGACATTCCTTGAATTCTCTGTGAAAGGCTCAAATTTgctgtaaaattaatatttatagcaTTATTTTTGTGTCATGTATGTTATTACGATGGTCTTTTGCGCTTATGGCACTGTTTACATTCTATATATACCctcataaaaagataaaaaaaactgcctcaatTTTAGTAATGTGGCACATGAACATTATTTGagttaatgaaatacattttatactgTCAATTTAAGTTTAGATCTGTAAAACTTGCAATGTTGCTACAGTAAAGTTCTGGCAAGCTTTAGATCATTTTATAGGGATTAAGAATAAACTTCTTCCTTTTTAGTTTAATTGTAAAAGCAAGATTCAAATCTTCATTTCCTACATGAGCACCACAGCTCAATGCACATGCACTAACTGCTAAGCCTTGGCTCACATACGATTGTTTTTACAGTACTTACAGTACTTATAacatgctgttgttgttttattcagCTATGAAAGTGAGTTCAAACCTAGCATCCCGACTGCTGTGGATGAGGATGAAGGTTTCAGCGACTGGACCCAAAAGCTGGAACGGAGAACAAGGTCCAGAATGGCTGAGAACGGCAGTGGAGAACAGTTACAAcaggaggaaaaagacgggaaTGAGAGATCTAGACAAAGTGACAGAAGCAGCTTCACCACTTCTACACAGCGTCAGCAAATACAGGACAGAGAGGACGAGGAGAAAAGACCAGAGAGGAGGAGGAGCGCCGAGAGACGAACGGAGATCAGTCCGAGGTCGGAGGAATGGCATGACGACAGCAAGAGAAGACTACAGGAAATAAAACCACTGATGGAGAACAAGGTGCCACGAGAATTAGTACAGTACGGTATTAGAACTACAGAACATCATATCATGTACGTTACTATGtctaaatacaatcaatactatAACTCACAGATGAAAGAGGAGAGAAAGGAGGTGAAGGTGTCATACACGTCACAAGTATTCCTACAGAAAGACAGAGTGCCTAATGGCAATGGAGAGGCAGCTGCAGAGGAAATGACATCACATCTGGTGAAAACCAAAAGATCACCCAGGTAACCTGCTTAGACCTGCCGAGAACTATCAACTTCGCAGAGTCTGACTAAAAGGAAACTTACCAAtcacaatttgttttatttttatgtgccaTTTAACTTCGTCTGAGATAGATTCATAATAGACTATGAGAAAATCTGCTGGTCCAATAGTATTAATTACTGATTGTTTCATAGAAATGACCAACATGCTGTCCGAGACTAACCCCGTTTTCCTGTTCTCCACTTTTCTCCAGCAGGACTGTTGATGTCGATCAGATCTTCGAGACTAAGAAGGACGTGCACGCTGGTCTGGAGACCGAGCTGAAGCTGGAGAAGATCAGACGTAGTCACCAGGAGAAGGAGAGCAAGGAAATGGAGCAGCTACGGCAGCGTCAAGCCGAGGCTGAGCTGGAGCTGGAGGAACtgaagaagaagagagaggaaCGACGCAAGGCTCGTGAAGAGGAGGAGcggaagaaagaggaagaggaacagCAGAAACTAACCAAAAAAGAGGTGGCTGAGCTGATTTCTATCCGTCTAAATCCAAAGTTAtggcgtagcagatctattccaccaagaccaaacacattaacattggtGTTTAAAGAACCATGCCGATCCCTCTGAGAGATGTCATGACAGAACTTTCTATTTTGGTGGGAATATTAAACTAAAGAATAGTATTTATTAGAGCTTGTATAAAACATAGTTTCATTTGTATTGATTACAGGAGGAAAAGAGACAGATGAAGGAAGACATTGAGAGGAGAAGAATAGAAGCAGCGGAGAAGAGAATGAAGAATGCTACAGATGGTGATGATCCATTTAACCCTCTAAACCCAATGAGTCCAACTTTCAAGGTAACTATACAAATCTGCATAAACATTCTCAACCTTTCCTTACAAACAAGAACCGTGGCACTACTGTAGTATAGTGATGGTATCAGTAATTAATGTCACTGAACTTCGCCGTGGTGCTAATTGATAACCATCCATATGGTTTTTCATGATACTCCAaggtagcaaaaaaaaaaggttattatagGTGCTTTCGCATCGCAGGAATCTAGATCTATTGGCGGAAGTTGCCACTTTTTGACGTGTTCGCTCCATAGGAACTAGGAACATATTTAGTTCTAGTAACGTTTGGGGGAGCTAATTttcagaataagaataataataggaACTCTGTAGGCCTCAAAGATGTCACTAAAAGTTCTCATAGGAGATTTAGTCAGATTGTATGTTTACATTCCATCTCCATTTTAATGAAACCTACGACGCTCCGAACACAGCGTCCTTTATTCACTGGTTGTTAATGTTTGTAAATGCCACAAATAAAGATGTCACGGTCGGCCGCTTCAGAGTTCCTGCTGCCGGTGGTTCTCTAGGAATGACCCTGCTGGCTAGTTCCTAGAACCGAGTTCCTTAATggtattcttttaaaaataaaggttctttacaaTGGCATCAATGCTTCCATgaggaacctttaacatccatggaaacgtaccattcacaaaaggttcttttgattaattaaatgtacttcacactacactcttaaaaaataagGTTCCAAAAGTAGGTTTTAACAATGATGTCATAGAAGAATCATTTTTGGTTCTTTCAgcgaacagttcttaaaagaacattttaaaaatctaaagaacTCTTTTCACTATAATCAACATTTGTCCAGAGGAAAGGTTGCATAGATGTATGTTTAAccttctttatggaaccatccATGCCAACTAGGGACctttatgtttaattaaaattatttgaagGTTAAATGGTTCTTCTGTTGGATCACTATGAAACATCtagtaactttttatttttatacacagGACCTTTTTTTGTACAACCTAGAAATCAATCACAACAAATGAACTTTTCTAGGACATTGAAGAATTATGACAAATAATCctgctctgtttttgttttgttttgtttttttacagaatgCAAGCTCCATTTTATTTTGTAAGTTGCTTGTGCTGGCTGTGCTGTGAACAAACCCACATGTTTGCAGTGTATAAATGGTTGACCACATCAAGTAACAAGCATGTATATTCATCTATTGGTCTTCAGATAGATTACAGGAATATTCCAGGTTCAGAACAAATCAACATGTTTTTGAATATTACATAAAGTTATTATGACCTGTATTttagtaaaaacaaacaatataagatatataataacattaataataataaattggtaAATAAATGCAATGCGATTAGAACCTCACTTTGCAACTTGGAATATTCCTttacattgattttattttagggcatatttttgtttatttagtttaacgACCAAAACCGCTTCACAAATACAATTAGTTTACAGTATCTGCTGCACTTGCTTTCAATTGTGTGAAAAGATCTGTGGTTTTATATATGCACTTATAGGACTTTCATTATTGTACATCTTGAAAATATTAGTTCTGACTAATTTTTCCATTTCTTGAAGACGTTCCACCACTTGTTTGAGTGATTACAGACAGCTGGCAAGTAACATGTCTTCATTTAATGGAAAAACACATGTTCAGAGGCCTTTGAATCAATTTTACGTGACATTCTGTGATTTTTTAAGAATTCGCATAGACACATTCATTAACGAACTGCCAACATTTCCGaaaaacataacatatataaatggaaacaccataatGGTCGATTCATAACCAGTGGTGCTTAAGGCACAACAACAAATAAACCCCTAATCATAGAGACCAAAATATTGGAGAGTTGTGTAACCACCTAGTAACGGACCAAAACATCTTAACAACAGCTTAATCGATGCACTAGCAACTAACTACACAGCATTATGGTGTTTGCATGGTGTGCATGGTTCTGCAGACTCTTTAATGTCAAAGGGGATTAGTTTCTAGTCAAACATAaccaacataaataaaacaaattacacaGGCCCTCAGTGACTCAGTCTAAACACAACCTGTAGGTCTCGAGCTAAGAAAATTTTGAATTCATAGCTAATCTGGCTTTTATCCACTGGTACCCAACGTCAATCCACAAAGATGCAAAGCATAGTATGAGGAGCATAAAACCTGGACAcctgtgcaaaaaacaaaaaaaaaaaacaaagaaaacaatcatCTTCCTACAAGATCTGAAGTGACCATGTCTGATCATCTTGAACATTTATGGAAAGGTCTTGAGGACAAAGCATATGTTCACATCCTAAAATTGCAAACAACAGGAGCTGTTTCTTTCTTGAATTGTGCAATTCCTCTCAAGAGTGCAAAGACTACAAATGAAGCCCCAGTCCCCCAGCTATTAAGTTTATTACACTATAAGGTTAGGCGTTTCTGTTATTGTCTCTATTCCTTGTGTTTATCCACTGATATATctaaaaatatctgaaatagaCCCTGTAATATCTTAATCTGAAACGAATGGTACCACACAAAACTAAGGTTAGCAACattgggagtttttttttttttgccctcaaacaaacaaactttcaATCGCACAGATTATTGTTTCAATTATTGTATGTtgacaacaaaacaacaaaagcgTGACCTCATCTATAGACCAGCATGGTAGTTTTTCCTTTAAAACCCAATTTGACTTGATAACGTGGGGATTTGCAGTCTGTGGTTTGGGGACCAATGCTTGGCTGTGTATTTACGTAAGAAACAGAAGTGATTGACAGCTGAAAGTACATTCTCAGTGAGTAGAGGTTAAAAAGCTAGTGGGCCCAACAGCAACACAAGGGATCTTTCTGGGAGCCTGAAACAGGAGCTTGTTAACATGTACAACATGGATTTCTCCCGTTATTACGCAGTTAACGCACTGGCTCCGCCCCCAGACCTGTACCTAATattacatttcatacagttgactgtTGCAGGGTAACAACTCcataaattaagttaaaattcaagatattggtgCAAAGAATGCCTCTGTATGAGTTTTTGTCATTCAGCTCATTGACTCGAGGTAACAGCTCACTGGAGGGGAAAACTATTATCTTTTGTTGCTAATAATAACACAACCTTTAATTAAATATGACATGGAATCCTCTCATCCTTTTTCAAACTCTgcttatatctttttttaaacttaactTTCTTTTAATTGCAGATCACAGCGAGAACAGAATCCTTGAATCAATCATTAAAGAAGAGGTGAGTTCATTCATcaacataaaattaataaaattagtaATTAGCAATCTACTTGACAAGATTCTTGACAAAAACTAGCAAGTATGTTGTCAAAATGGCTGTTGTGTAAAAGTAAATATTGACATTAATGGTATTACTTTGTTAGTCCATTGCCTTGTCAGCAATGATTTATGGGTCGGCTAACTTTAACCAGATGTGGAGTGTATACTCTTTAACCTGATTTCAAGATATTGTGTTGgacaaaaacacaaattagaCTTATCTATACAAGCAAAACATTCaggactactactactactactactactagcactttttatttgttacttttttggTAAATGTCATGTCAGATGGTTGCAATTTTCTAGGCTTTTTTAAACGTAAATATGTGAATTGTTACGATATATGGTAGCCTTACAAATAATTATAAGATTGagcatattttaatgcattttgcctgttcattttagtattattactattatagtatatatttatattttgaattagcttttatttttagattttcaatttTCATGttaaagtttgattaatttttgtaacatgcttttgtcatttttcttatttttatatatttctgtaaACTATATATTCCCAAATATAATatgctttcattttatttcagtttttgtactGTTAGTGCTTCTCATTTTTACgtatcttattattttattagtttttcagCTAATATGCTGAACTTtaaaattttacatatttttttttccttttgtttttttagtttgtatTATCAAAACGACACTGGTTCATATGAATCTTTGTTTTGAAAACAGTAACAGTTTCAAGAAGACTCAGAGACCTGTACTTCTGCCCAAGATTGATGACAAACTGGAACAATACACTAATGCAATTGAGGTTAAGTTTACAGTCTTATATCTTGTTATGTCTTGGTATACCTTTTATGTATTACTGATCTTTATGTTAATCTGTAGTCAAACTGTGGACAGtaaattcttattttattatcttatGCCTATTTAAAGAACGGTCTCTTAGTCAAACCATTATTTAAAGAAATCAGGCTTGTCTCTGGCAGCATTCGCAACCAATGGATCAGATGGTTTATATTTAGAGTGATTAAATGAGATCATTACATTTGCGATATTTTCACTGAGCCTAACTGTCTTAATGTGTTGCAGATCTCCTCTAAAGATGCTAAATTGACTAAGTCAGCAACAGTAGACATGCCTAGTGTCTCTGCTCCGGTGGCCTCCAAAAAAAACTTGTTCGAAGCAGGAGAGGTCAGGAGTCAAAGCAGCCCGAAAGGAACGCCTTTGAAGGTCAGAAATcagatttcatttcattcattgaCTCACACCAAAAAAGAAAACTAGGTCTTCACTCACTTATTtttaaggttgtttcagaaaagCTAACACTTTGAATATCGTACTGGTCGTTCATACAAAGGTGCTAAACCTTTCAAGCATGAAAAagaaagaatcataaaaatgctcTGTGTTCTGTACTTCAAGTCTTTATGGGAGTAATAGTGGAAGAAGCATTAAGGAACATGTCAAACTAATAAGAAACCAGCTGTTTCATATCACCCCTTTAAATCTTATGAGGGAAAACAGTGATGTCAGGGCACTTCTATTAGTGCTTTGAATGAGTCTCAGATTGTGCAAGTTTGGAGGTCAAGAGGTGGCTTCAGCTTTGCAGCGTGAGATAGGTCATGTCGTCATGTAGTGTGGAACAACATCTGCTCTTTACACTTTCACATTCACACCCACACTCTTGGTTTGCCAGAGTCTGACgcacatgaacagccatcaatggGAAGCTCTTGTGTAGGAATTCTTGGGAAATGTTTGCCATATCAATCATAACCTCATGAATTGCACTTCACCATCAACATATGAAgccaaaaacatacaaaaagaaACTCATTTAGATTATTTGGAATGCAGTTTTCTTATACATGCAGTTCTGGAACGGTTTTATATTTTTAGGATACAGAATGTGTGAAAGTGGGTGTAGCAAACCTGATCAACCATTGGGTGAAAGGAAGTCCAGAAGGCGGGAACAGACAATCCCCTTCCACACCATCTGTAAGTCTATTAATGAACCTTGAAAATCTTTAGATGGTAACCAATGTGCTGGGGAGAGATACAGTACGTGTATTTGTCCCATggtataatagtataatatagtataataacaAAGGTACATTTAAGTTCCCCCCTTGTGGTAGAATGAGCTACTGCAACTTCACTTATTTTCCCAAAATCCAGTTAATCAATCATCATGTCCAGTATGAGTAAACCCCAATGTTCTTTGATGTGAGCATGTGGTTTATAATTCTAGCGGTTAAAGTCTGAAGAAAAAATCCTTGGATCATTACATCCAGATGTAATGAACA
The sequence above is drawn from the Carassius gibelio isolate Cgi1373 ecotype wild population from Czech Republic chromosome B25, carGib1.2-hapl.c, whole genome shotgun sequence genome and encodes:
- the LOC128014107 gene encoding non-muscle caldesmon-like isoform X1, translated to MRRSSSKQGLQNLLRVTAQRSIEDAEEIERERRRRAREAFRNQQSLSGSAGSLQDSVNPPETGLYESEFKPSIPTAVDEDEGFSDWTQKLERRTRSRMAENGSGEQLQQEEKDGNERSRQSDRSSFTTSTQRQQIQDREDEEKRPERRRSAERRTEISPRSEEWHDDSKRRLQEIKPLMENKMKEERKEVKVSYTSQVFLQKDRVPNGNGEAAAEEMTSHLVKTKRSPSRTVDVDQIFETKKDVHAGLETELKLEKIRRSHQEKESKEMEQLRQRQAEAELELEELKKKREERRKAREEEERKKEEEEQQKLTKKEEEKRQMKEDIERRRIEAAEKRMKNATDGDDPFNPLNPMSPTFKITARTESLNQSLKKSNSFKKTQRPVLLPKIDDKLEQYTNAIEISSKDAKLTKSATVDMPSVSAPVASKKNLFEAGEVRSQSSPKGTPLKDTECVKVGVANLINHWVKGSPEGGNRQSPSTPSDVKPGDVLQKKNMWEIIGEGSAGERSGLGGKGSSSGKRYKFVVTGHGKYEKISTDGDHYSVYPNGKTSEFSSDRL
- the LOC128014107 gene encoding non-muscle caldesmon-like isoform X2 — translated: MMVRGQWVNLARMPRVTAQRSIEDAEEIERERRRRAREAFRNQQSLSGSAGSLQDSVNPPETGLYESEFKPSIPTAVDEDEGFSDWTQKLERRTRSRMAENGSGEQLQQEEKDGNERSRQSDRSSFTTSTQRQQIQDREDEEKRPERRRSAERRTEISPRSEEWHDDSKRRLQEIKPLMENKMKEERKEVKVSYTSQVFLQKDRVPNGNGEAAAEEMTSHLVKTKRSPSRTVDVDQIFETKKDVHAGLETELKLEKIRRSHQEKESKEMEQLRQRQAEAELELEELKKKREERRKAREEEERKKEEEEQQKLTKKEEEKRQMKEDIERRRIEAAEKRMKNATDGDDPFNPLNPMSPTFKITARTESLNQSLKKSNSFKKTQRPVLLPKIDDKLEQYTNAIEISSKDAKLTKSATVDMPSVSAPVASKKNLFEAGEVRSQSSPKGTPLKDTECVKVGVANLINHWVKGSPEGGNRQSPSTPSDVKPGDVLQKKNMWEIIGEGSAGERSGLGGKGSSSGKRYKFVVTGHGKYEKISTDGDHYSVYPNGKTSEFSSDRL
- the LOC128014107 gene encoding non-muscle caldesmon-like isoform X4, which translates into the protein MRRSSSKQGLQNLLRVTAQRSIEDAEEIERERRRRAREAFRNQQSLSGSAGSLQDSVNPPETGLYESEFKPSIPTAVDEDEGFSDWTQKLERRTRSRMAENGSGEQLQQEEKDGNERSRQSDRSSFTTSTQRQQIQDREDEEKRPERRRSAERRTEISPRSEEWHDDSKRRLQEIKPLMENKMKEERKEVKVSYTSQVFLQKDRVPNGNGEAAAEEMTSHLVKTKRSPSRTVDVDQIFETKKDVHAGLETELKLEKIRRSHQEKESKEMEQLRQRQAEAELELEELKKKREERRKAREEEERKKEEEEQQKLTKKEEEKRQMKEDIERRRIEAAEKRMKNATDGDDPFNPLNPMSPTFKITARTESLNQSLKKSNSFKKTQRPVLLPKIDDKLEQYTNAIEISSKDAKLTKSATVDMPSVSAPVASKKNLFEAGEVRSQSSPKGTPLKDVKPGDVLQKKNMWEIIGEGSAGERSGLGGKGSSSGKRYKFVVTGHGKYEKISTDGDHYSVYPNGKTSEFSSDRL
- the LOC128014107 gene encoding non-muscle caldesmon-like isoform X3, with the translated sequence MRRSSSKQGLQNLLRVTAQRSIEDAEEIERERRRRAREAFRNQQSLSGSAGSLQDSVNPPETGLYESEFKPSIPTAVDEDEGFSDWTQKLERRTRSRMAENGSGEQLQQEEKDGNERSRQSDRSSFTTSTQRQQIQDREDEEKRPERRRSAERRTEISPRSEEWHDDSKRRLQEIKPLMENKMKEERKEVKVSYTSQVFLQKDRVPNGNGEAAAEEMTSHLVKTKRSPRTVDVDQIFETKKDVHAGLETELKLEKIRRSHQEKESKEMEQLRQRQAEAELELEELKKKREERRKAREEEERKKEEEEQQKLTKKEEEKRQMKEDIERRRIEAAEKRMKNATDGDDPFNPLNPMSPTFKITARTESLNQSLKKSNSFKKTQRPVLLPKIDDKLEQYTNAIEISSKDAKLTKSATVDMPSVSAPVASKKNLFEAGEVRSQSSPKGTPLKDTECVKVGVANLINHWVKGSPEGGNRQSPSTPSDVKPGDVLQKKNMWEIIGEGSAGERSGLGGKGSSSGKRYKFVVTGHGKYEKISTDGDHYSVYPNGKTSEFSSDRL
- the LOC128014107 gene encoding caldesmon, smooth muscle-like isoform X5, which gives rise to MAENGSGEQLQQEEKDGNERSRQSDRSSFTTSTQRQQIQDREDEEKRPERRRSAERRTEISPRSEEWHDDSKRRLQEIKPLMENKMKEERKEVKVSYTSQVFLQKDRVPNGNGEAAAEEMTSHLVKTKRSPSRTVDVDQIFETKKDVHAGLETELKLEKIRRSHQEKESKEMEQLRQRQAEAELELEELKKKREERRKAREEEERKKEEEEQQKLTKKEEEKRQMKEDIERRRIEAAEKRMKNATDGDDPFNPLNPMSPTFKITARTESLNQSLKKSNSFKKTQRPVLLPKIDDKLEQYTNAIEISSKDAKLTKSATVDMPSVSAPVASKKNLFEAGEVRSQSSPKGTPLKDTECVKVGVANLINHWVKGSPEGGNRQSPSTPSDVKPGDVLQKKNMWEIIGEGSAGERSGLGGKGSSSGKRYKFVVTGHGKYEKISTDGDHYSVYPNGKTSEFSSDRL